A portion of the Candidatus Glassbacteria bacterium genome contains these proteins:
- a CDS encoding manganese transporter, translated as MLVFRYSSFLLSLFFCACTGSGNESVPAAQKSRPLVAATTTIVADIAANVAGGRMDVISIMKAGEDPHIYDPRPGDARLIARADVVLTNGLHLEGTLHDIVHNNLKDGAVFRELAEDERIEVIESQQYQGAPDPHCWFSIPYVKVYTENAAEALAEADPANADFYRSNAEHYIVRLDSLDRYARKVIGQIPPEKRILVTAHDAFHYFGIEYGVDVMTVIGISTDSEPRPQDVEALVNLVREHGVPAVFIETSVSASLNNLVRKVSEKTGAAVGGTLYSDSLGEPGTDAGTFLGMFRHNVDTIAGALSAGSL; from the coding sequence ATGCTGGTTTTCAGGTATTCATCTTTTCTCCTCTCCTTGTTTTTTTGCGCTTGCACCGGGAGCGGAAACGAATCCGTACCAGCCGCTCAAAAGAGCAGGCCCCTGGTTGCCGCCACTACCACGATTGTGGCCGACATCGCCGCTAACGTGGCCGGCGGACGCATGGATGTGATCAGCATCATGAAAGCCGGTGAGGACCCCCATATCTACGACCCCCGCCCCGGTGATGCCCGCCTGATCGCTCGGGCCGATGTGGTCCTGACCAACGGACTGCACCTGGAGGGCACTCTCCACGATATCGTGCACAACAACCTCAAGGACGGTGCCGTGTTCCGGGAACTGGCCGAGGATGAGCGCATCGAGGTTATCGAAAGCCAGCAGTACCAGGGCGCTCCCGATCCGCACTGCTGGTTCAGCATCCCCTATGTCAAGGTTTACACCGAGAATGCCGCCGAGGCTTTGGCCGAGGCCGACCCGGCTAACGCCGATTTTTACCGGTCCAACGCTGAGCATTATATCGTCCGGCTCGACTCACTTGACCGTTACGCACGCAAGGTAATCGGACAAATTCCGCCGGAGAAGAGGATCCTGGTTACAGCCCACGACGCTTTCCACTATTTCGGGATCGAGTACGGAGTGGACGTGATGACCGTGATCGGAATCAGCACCGACAGCGAGCCCCGTCCCCAGGACGTGGAAGCGCTGGTTAACCTGGTCCGGGAGCACGGGGTACCCGCGGTGTTTATCGAAACCAGCGTCAGCGCGAGCCTGAACAACCTGGTGCGCAAGGTCAGCGAGAAAACCGGCGCGGCTGTCGGCGGCACGCTCTACAGCGACAGCCTGGGCGAACCGGGCACCGATGCAGGGACCTTCCTCGGCATGTTCCGCCACAATGTCGATACGATAGCCGGGGCACTCAGCGCGGGGAGTCTTTGA
- a CDS encoding metal ABC transporter ATP-binding protein translates to MENRNALEVRNLTASYGSKIVLRNVTFSIPEGVSVSIVGPNGAGKSTLLKAALGLIERDSGEVKVLGAPFDPGLGALAYIPQKEIIDWDFPVTVSDVVTMGRGAGHGWFGRPGRKDREIVLQALEKTGMSSYAARHIRQLSGGQQQRVFIARALAQGARVLVMDEPLAGVDATTESAILDLMDDLRADGRTLIMVNHDLDILDRFDWIVMLNGGLIAAGPTGETYNEQNRRLTFGPTLSEIVRAEQIIEKGVAR, encoded by the coding sequence ATGGAGAACCGCAACGCACTCGAAGTCAGGAACCTGACAGCTTCCTACGGCAGCAAAATCGTTCTGCGCAATGTCACCTTCAGTATCCCCGAGGGCGTGAGCGTCAGTATTGTCGGACCCAACGGCGCCGGCAAGAGCACCCTGCTCAAGGCCGCCCTGGGGCTGATCGAGCGCGACTCCGGCGAGGTGAAAGTCCTCGGCGCCCCGTTCGACCCGGGTCTCGGAGCGCTGGCATATATCCCCCAGAAAGAGATAATCGACTGGGACTTCCCGGTTACCGTCAGCGACGTGGTTACGATGGGCCGCGGTGCCGGGCACGGCTGGTTCGGCAGGCCCGGGCGCAAGGATCGGGAAATCGTGCTCCAAGCTCTCGAAAAAACCGGGATGTCATCCTATGCGGCCCGCCATATCCGTCAGCTTTCCGGCGGCCAGCAGCAGCGCGTGTTTATCGCGCGAGCGCTGGCCCAGGGGGCGCGGGTGCTGGTGATGGATGAACCGTTAGCCGGTGTCGACGCCACCACCGAGAGCGCAATCCTCGACCTGATGGACGACCTGCGAGCCGACGGCCGCACGCTGATCATGGTCAACCATGATTTGGATATTCTCGACCGGTTCGACTGGATCGTGATGCTCAACGGCGGGCTGATCGCGGCCGGGCCGACCGGGGAAACCTACAACGAGCAGAACCGGCGGCTCACCTTCGGTCCGACTCTCAGCGAAATCGTGCGCGCCGAACAGATAATCGAAAAAGGGGTGGCCCGATGA